In one Conger conger chromosome 5, fConCon1.1, whole genome shotgun sequence genomic region, the following are encoded:
- the LOC133128307 gene encoding claudin-20, producing the protein MASAGMQILAFVLALLGVFGATVATLLPNWKVSADVGTNIITAISQMQGLWMDCTWYSTGMFSCTLKYSVLSLPAYLQTARTTMVLSCVLACLGLCLASLGLKCTRWGGGRQAKGRTAVASGACFLLSGLLCLVPASWFTNEVIASFLDSSVPESSKFEPGGAVYVAFVSAGFLFAGGSIFCTSCPGKREGPQELLLQEPPPQDQLQQEQRQQEQLHQEQPYSSGVLQPPPQEGRAGYSLQDYV; encoded by the exons ATGGCGTCTGCCGGCATGCAGATCCTCGCCTTCGTTCTGGCCCTGCTGGGCGTCTTCGGGGCGACGGTGGCCACCCTGCTGCCCAACTGGAAAGTGAGCGCCGACGTGGGCACCAACATCATCACCGCCATCTCGCAGATGCAGGGCCTGTGGATGGACTGCACCTGGTACAGCACCGGCATGTTCAGCTGCACCCTGAAGTACTCGGTGCTGTCCCTCCCGGCCTACCTGCAGACGGCCCGCACCACCATGGTCCTCTCCTGTGTGCTGGCCTGCCTGGGGCTCTGCCTGGCCTCCCTGGGGCTCAAGTGCACCcgctgggggggtgggaggcagGCCAAGGGGCGCACGGCGGTAGCCAGCGGGGCCTGCTTCCTCCTCTCCGGCCTCCTCTGCCTGGTGCCCGCGTCCTGGTTCACCAACGAGGTCATCGCCAGCTTCCTGGACTCCAGCGTGCCGGAGAGCAGCAAGTTCGAGCCGGGCGGGGCCGTGTACGTGGCCTTCGTGTCCGCCGGGTTCCTGTTCGCTGGGGGCTCCATCTTCTGCACGTCCTGcccagggaagagagaggggcccCAGGAACTGCTCCT GCAGGAGCCTCCTCCCCAGGACCAGCTCCAGCAGGAGCAGCGGCAGCAGGAGCAGCTACACCAGGAGCAGCCGTACAGCAGCGGTGTGCTACAGCCTCCTCCACAGGAGGGCAGGGCTGGGTACAGTCTGCAGGACTATGTGTAG